In Strix aluco isolate bStrAlu1 chromosome 22, bStrAlu1.hap1, whole genome shotgun sequence, a genomic segment contains:
- the LOC141933518 gene encoding natriuretic peptides A-like isoform X1, translated as MQLPVLCCGASLLLLVLPWAGAQPAGGEHGAELRSLQDLLEALGQLREEEGEPGPEDELVAGAEDGGSEWDLPGAESGPAGAPLPAPSPPQPAEGQSQWRSLLSAYRRRHFSGCFGMRMERIGAQTGLGCNQYKARRSRVRARGTPRRRDAEEAEAAAESGRCPRWKAPERLPQQFSALFSQVSGGEGEAEAGTGPQALPEPPGRRPAASQPDCPRSPRGGGVWSNKL; from the exons atgcAGCTCCCGGTTCTCTGCTGCGGGGCCTCGCTGCTGCTGCTCGTCCTGCCGTGGGCAGGAGCGCAGCCGGCCGGCGGCGAGCACGGTGCGGAGCTGCGGTCCCTGCAG gaCCTCCTGGAGGCGCTGGGACAGCTgcgggaggaggaaggggaaccGGGCCCGGAGGACGAGCTGGTGGCCGGGGCTGAGGACGGCGGCTCCGAGTGGGACCTCCCGGGGGCGGAGAGCGGCCCGGCGGGGGCCCCGCTGCCGGcgcccagccctccccagccgGCGGAGGGGCAGAGCCAGTGGAGGAGCCTCCTCTCCGCCTACAGACGGAGGCACTTCTCCGGCTGCTTTGGGATGAGGATGGAGAGGATCGGCGCGCAGACGGGGCTGGGATGCAACCAGTACAAAGCCCGTAGGTCCCGGGTCAGAGCCCGGGGCACCCCGCGGCGCAGGGACGCGGAGGAGGCCGAGGCAGCCGCTGAGAGCGGCCGCTGTCCCCGGTGGAAAGCCCCGGAGCGGCTCCCCCAGCAGTTCTCTGCCCTTTTCTCCCAGGTTtctggaggagagggagaagctgAAGCCGGGACCGGCCCCCAAGCGCTTCCCGAACCTCCCGGCCGGCggccagcagccagccagccagacTGCCCCCGGAGCCCCCGCGGGGGTGGGGTATGGAGCAATAAACTTTAG
- the LOC141933518 gene encoding natriuretic peptides A-like isoform X2 encodes MQLPVLCCGASLLLLVLPWAGAQPAGGEHGAELRSLQDLLEALGQLREEEGEPGPEDELVAGAEDGGSEWDLPGAESGPAGAPLPAPSPPQPAEGQSQWRSLLSAYRRRHFSGCFGMRMERIGAQTGLGCNQYKARFWRRGRS; translated from the exons atgcAGCTCCCGGTTCTCTGCTGCGGGGCCTCGCTGCTGCTGCTCGTCCTGCCGTGGGCAGGAGCGCAGCCGGCCGGCGGCGAGCACGGTGCGGAGCTGCGGTCCCTGCAG gaCCTCCTGGAGGCGCTGGGACAGCTgcgggaggaggaaggggaaccGGGCCCGGAGGACGAGCTGGTGGCCGGGGCTGAGGACGGCGGCTCCGAGTGGGACCTCCCGGGGGCGGAGAGCGGCCCGGCGGGGGCCCCGCTGCCGGcgcccagccctccccagccgGCGGAGGGGCAGAGCCAGTGGAGGAGCCTCCTCTCCGCCTACAGACGGAGGCACTTCTCCGGCTGCTTTGGGATGAGGATGGAGAGGATCGGCGCGCAGACGGGGCTGGGATGCAACCAGTACAAAGCCC GTTtctggaggagagggagaagctgA